ACCACAGGCATCAACCAGCGCCACAACCACAACCTTTGATTGTAAAACAATGCCGGATCTGAGAAGCAGTGCCAGTGCCACCTTCCTTCCAATCAATAACTACGCAGGCAAACATCTTCTTCCAGTGGAAAAGGAAGACACCAAATCAAGCCAAGTAATTCATTTCCAGTTCACAAAGCCGAAAAATAACACCGAcaataataaacaaacaaaagaaacttCCTTTTGTCTCTTTTTCCATCACAAGTCGAAATCCCTCCACTCAACTGACCAGCTAATAGCAGCCGTAGCAGTAGCCCGGAAAGCATGGAAGCAAGACTTCAAGCGAAGCAAAGATATCCCTGCACCATGATCTTTATATTCTAGTATGTTGCCTGACCATAACCCGCAGGCATAGTAACACTCATCCATAAAACGCATCATCAGATAGGAATACTAGAAACTCAAAAGTCCATAATGAGTCCGGCAACAAGGCTTTGGCATCCCAAAGGAGAACAGAACATATATCTTTCTTGTTTCGCAGTCCAATCTGGTCACACTTTTCAGACCAATCTTCAAAATTTGGACGCATACAGCAAAGATAATGGTCACTCAAGCACcgcttccccttttttcttttgtttgttttgatAGCTGAGCATCATCATGACTCCTAGTAACAAGTAGTCGTCCCAATGTACAAAGAAAAATCCAAGAATAGCTCCGGCTATATATGTTTTATCCACAGAACCACAATTCTACTACCAAATCTTGGAAAGAGTAAACAATATAACATGGCTTTTATGCATCTGCTATAGACTAGCCTCCAAAGACAATTCTCACGATTATCTAGTACTAAGAAGTTGGGGTCAGTTATTTACCAGGTTTTCGCTCTCGGAATGTCCATACAAGATTTTCTCAGAAAAATATGGATTATAAATCAAAACATAGTGGCAGGAGCTTCAATTTCTCCTCTTTTATTCCTTTCCCAGCCAAAGCCTACAAAAGCCTCTTATGCTAAAAGTGGATATACAAAATGGTATGCACTATGCGAAAGGGAACAACTACATATAACAAAGCTAGTTCTTATAACACGCATCTCCAGATATAAGCATCATATACTCAAGCTACATCATAGAGGAAACTCCACTCTatcaaaattttgataaaagtGGGAAAGCGTACCTCCTCGGACAAGACCTCTATTATTATGCTAAGAACTTTTTCTTCTCAAATGATGTAGGACATTGGGTGACCCCACAAACAAATCTAACACATAGTTCTCCAAATCCTCTGGTGTATACTTGATATACTTCCCAGAATGCCTTCCACTCTCTAGCTGATTCCCAAACCGCCCCAGAAAGGAACGGTAAGCTGGAATCACCTTTTCAGATATAGATATCCGGAGTTCATCCTGTAGCTGCTTGTCGGGGACCTTCCAAGCTGTCTGAATCCTATAAATCTCCTCGAAGCATGCATTGAAATTCTTGAACCTCTCCTTCAAGGCTACCTTGGATGCATTACTCGAGCTCCCACCGATCCCCTCATCCTTCAAGCACGACAAAGCTTTGCTCCAAGAAGCCCTTAGATAGCTCGTGGCATACTGACGCACTTGGCCACGCCGCTTACGGATCCAATGATCTCCCAAAAGCTTGGCAAGCTCGGAATCCTTCACTTTCTGCACTATGTACCAGATATTGTTCATCAAAAACACGTACTGCATCGCAGGCTCTTCGTACAGCCTTGATTTCTCCTCAAGGTTGGATTCTAAACAGGAAAGCAACAATAACAGGCGTCGTGATAACGGCAACATGTTCTCTAGCTGCAACTCATCGCCTTCATCATTCTGCAAATCACGCAACTCATCCTCATTGCTATCCAAAAGTAAGTTAAGGGTAGTGCTGTAGTCGGCAAGCAATTTAACATAGTTCATGACATAACGAGTTAAAGGGTGAATCTCGCCCCCTTGCATTGGCCTCCTAGACGTCTCGCTCTGCACTGCTTTCTCAAACTCCCCGAATGTCCCTATCGCAGCCTCTCCTAATGCATCCAGAACTCCCTTGGCCTCGTTACATACAAATCCATCAGTAACCATCGCCTGCAAATCGGGCATCACATCTGCAAGCACATCATACATGTCCAGAATACGGAAAAGCTTCTCGGAGGACCGAGTCCCAATTGCCACTGCCTCTCCGAAATTCAGTAACTGCATTAAACACCACTTTGCCGTCTCATTGAAGCAAGCCTCCTTGATCCACTCGGCTCCATCGAAGATTTGATCACAAAGCCTTTTCTCACCTGACAACAAGACCCTCGCTGCAATCTTCACAGCCTGTATCCACTTCTTCATGGTCTCGTTGAGATCACTCCACTCCATCTTCTGCACTTCCTCGATGCTAAACTTCTCGGCCCCTAAAATCACCAAGCACTCATCCAAAGCCTCACGCCTGACGCTGCTATAAGCCTGGCTGCACTCCTTCTCGTATCCAGACCGAATCATCCGATCCGCAATCTCCCTCAGCTCAGCAACCGCATCAGGATTGATCAAATCAACACTCAAATCGTCGCCCAGACTCGGTCCTCGCTCGTGAAAGCAGCCACTGCTCTCGTTGTCCACTTCTCCGAAGCTCTCGAATTCATCGCCGATTTCCCCTTCATTGGAAGCGAAAGAGAGCGAAACCCTACGGATCGAGCCGTAGAGCCGCCCGGCGTCGAGCGGCACCGTGTTACGGATCAGAATGTGGCGAAACTCGTCCTCCAGGAGTGACATAGCGAGCTGGATCGCAGTATCAGCCCGGTCGATGTAGTCTCTGTCTTTGTCGTCTTCCATGGATAGGTTCTCGCATAACTGGAGAATCTCGTCGATCGCCGAGAGGTACTCGGCAGCTTCTTCCGGCGAGTCCTCCCACGCGAGGGTGCGCCTGGAGGCGTCGGCGTCAGCATCCCAGCGCAAAATGATCTTCTCAGAGGACTCGAATCGGTCCTCTGCGGCGGAGGAGGTGGGGTCTCCGTCTTTGACCAAGTCAGTGATGTTGGACAGCCGATTGTCGAAGCTGGAGAAGATCAGGAGCATGTCCTCGCGCACTTCTTTTGGAGTGTTGAGGCTCTTCAGTATCCGCTGTGCAGTAGCCAGCACCCTGTCCTCGCCGCCGCCGCCACCGTCGTCTCCGCCCGCGGCGGTCCCGGGACTGTCAGGGGAGGCCATTTTCCAGCTCCAAGAaattcgttttcttttttttgttttttttttttgagggatttttcaatttttcccaGAGGAATTGGAATTGTTTTTACAAAGTTGGATGGAGAGAATTTAGGAGCCAAAAGAATCCTGTCGAGCTACAGCTGCCTACGCTTACGCTTACACAGCCAGCCGGCGGGTCGTAAATAATCCTTCTAACagctaaataaataaattataacattttttaattatttttattttatttgacttttgaaaaatattaattacttCTGTGCTTATATGatttaatttattcaatttaattttggcTCAAGAAAGAAGGAGAGTTTTTCCGTTTCCATgtaagtttgaagaatttgaCCATATTTAGttactatttatttatttataggaTATATCTATAATCGCAGAGTATCGTTAACTGCCTATTTAAGTAATTCGGCGAATTAAATAAGAACAATATTAGTTTGACAAGAGCTTAATTGACGTTTTTATTCTAATATTAAAGaatattcaaatatatttagaaaatttataattgaatatgtcaaaatgaaaatttttgaaaagtaatataaaataataaataaatatatatatatatataacacaaaCTAACATCgtgagagaaattaaataaattcacAAGACATAATAAGAATGTTTACtacaaaattataattgcATCATTCAAAAGTATTCATGAaactttattgaaaataattttttga
Above is a window of Punica granatum isolate Tunisia-2019 chromosome 7, ASM765513v2, whole genome shotgun sequence DNA encoding:
- the LOC116213501 gene encoding exocyst complex component EXO70B1-like → MASPDSPGTAAGGDDGGGGGEDRVLATAQRILKSLNTPKEVREDMLLIFSSFDNRLSNITDLVKDGDPTSSAAEDRFESSEKIILRWDADADASRRTLAWEDSPEEAAEYLSAIDEILQLCENLSMEDDKDRDYIDRADTAIQLAMSLLEDEFRHILIRNTVPLDAGRLYGSIRRVSLSFASNEGEIGDEFESFGEVDNESSGCFHERGPSLGDDLSVDLINPDAVAELREIADRMIRSGYEKECSQAYSSVRREALDECLVILGAEKFSIEEVQKMEWSDLNETMKKWIQAVKIAARVLLSGEKRLCDQIFDGAEWIKEACFNETAKWCLMQLLNFGEAVAIGTRSSEKLFRILDMYDVLADVMPDLQAMVTDGFVCNEAKGVLDALGEAAIGTFGEFEKAVQSETSRRPMQGGEIHPLTRYVMNYVKLLADYSTTLNLLLDSNEDELRDLQNDEGDELQLENMLPLSRRLLLLLSCLESNLEEKSRLYEEPAMQYVFLMNNIWYIVQKVKDSELAKLLGDHWIRKRRGQVRQYATSYLRASWSKALSCLKDEGIGGSSSNASKVALKERFKNFNACFEEIYRIQTAWKVPDKQLQDELRISISEKVIPAYRSFLGRFGNQLESGRHSGKYIKYTPEDLENYVLDLFVGSPNVLHHLRRKSS